ATACCAAACGTTGACCAATATTTTGGTACAACTGAATTACCTCAGCTTTTAAAAGCTCTTGGTGCCGATTATAAACATGAGCTATTAGGAGAACGATTAACTACAACTCCTAAAAATTATGCTTACTTAAAAATTGCAGAAGGCTGCGACAGACCTTGCAGTTTCTGTGCGATTCCATTAATGCGTGGTTCTCACGTTTCTCAGCCAATTGAAAAATTAGTTAAAGAAGCACAAGGTTTAGCTAAAAACGGCGTTAAAGAATTAATACTTATTGCTCAGGATTTAACCTATTACGGTTTAGATCTTTATAAAAAAAGAAATCTGGCAGAATTGTTAGAGGCTTTAGCAGCAGTTGAAGGAATTGAATGGATTCGTTTACATTATGCTTATCCAACTGGTTTCCCGATGGATGTTTTGGAATTAATGAAACGCGAACCTAAGATTTGTAATTATATAGATATTCCGTTACAGCATATTTCCGATTCTATTTTAAAATCGATGCGCCGCGGTACAACTCAGGCTAAAACAACTCAGTTATTAAAAGATTTCCGTGCTGCGGTTCCGGGAATGGCAATTAGAACTACTTTAATTGTGGGCTACCCTGGTGAAACACAGGAAGATTTTGAAATTTTGAAAGAGTTTGTTCAGGAAATGAAGTTTGACAGAATGGGATGTTTTGCATATTCTCATGAAGAAAATACGCATGCTTATTTATTAGAGGACAATGTTCCGGATGATGTAAAACAAGCGAGAGCGAATGAAATTATGGAATTGCAATCGCAGATTTCATGGGATTTAAACCAGGAAAAAGTGGGTCAGGTTTTTAGATGTATTATTGACAGAAAAGAAGGTGCTCATTTTGTGGGCAGAACGGAGTTCGACAGCCCTGATGTTGACAATGAAGTTTTGATCGATGCCTCTAAACATTATGTAAAAACCGGCGAATTTGTTAATATCAAGATAATTGAAGCAACAGAATTTGATTTATACGGAGAACCTGCTTAAATTTACCATGAACTATTGTTAACTTAGACTAAAACACTTTATGAAAGCTACTCAAAACTTAATTATTCTAGTTTTTACATTATTCTGCTTCAATTTTGCTTCGGCTCAATACGGAAACGGATATGGTAATGGTTACGGCAATGGCTATGGTGGCTACGGAAGAGGCGGCGGAATGGGTATGGACAGAAGCATGATGGGCGGTCCGCAGCAAAATACAAGCAAACCTAAAGAGATACCGGTTGAAGAAACAGCAGCTAAAATAGTTGAGCAGATGAAACCTGTTGTAAATCTTGATGAACTTCAGGCTATTGCCATTACAAATGTTTTTGCTGATGGTTTAAGAGAACAAGGAATTCTTATAAAAAATGAAAGCAGCAGTCAGGATGAAAAAATGGAGCAGCTAAAAGCTCTAAAAGAAGCTATGACTAAAAAAATAACGGCCTTTTTAAACCCGGACCAAATAGAGAAATACAACAACTTCATGGCTGATTTTAAAGAGGTTAAGAAAACAAAATCAAAAAAGAAAAAAGACAAAGATTCTAAGGATACTAAAGAAGAAGAAAAACCAGTTGAGAAAGTTCAGGAATAATTTCTAACTCTATCACAAATGTAATTAACCATGGTAAAAAAACATTTTTGTTATTTGATTTTAGCAATTATTATTACTTCTTGCTCAACAAATCCGTATAAAACTACTGAAAAAGCTTACGATCAGCAGCTGAAGACTTTAGAGAATCAAATTACAAGTAAAGAAGCACAAACGATTCCATCGGTAAGTCCGCTGATTATTGATACTACTTATGCTTCTCAATTAGGTATTGTAAAAGATACTTTATCTAAAACAGGCTCAACATCTTTAGTAAACGGCATTAGTACAGAATGGATTGGGACGGTGAATTTTAATTTGAGAAAACCTTCTTTTGTTGTTATCCATCATACTGCTCAGGATTCTCTTCAGCAGACTATTAATACTTTTACAAAAACCAGAACTCAGGTTAGTGC
The sequence above is a segment of the Flavobacterium sp. genome. Coding sequences within it:
- the rimO gene encoding 30S ribosomal protein S12 methylthiotransferase RimO; the protein is MRTKSLKKNKINVITLGCSKNVYDSEVLMGQLLANGKEVTHEATKDEGNIIVINTCGFIDNAKAESVNMILEYADKKDKGLVDKVFVTGCLSERYRPDLEKEIPNVDQYFGTTELPQLLKALGADYKHELLGERLTTTPKNYAYLKIAEGCDRPCSFCAIPLMRGSHVSQPIEKLVKEAQGLAKNGVKELILIAQDLTYYGLDLYKKRNLAELLEALAAVEGIEWIRLHYAYPTGFPMDVLELMKREPKICNYIDIPLQHISDSILKSMRRGTTQAKTTQLLKDFRAAVPGMAIRTTLIVGYPGETQEDFEILKEFVQEMKFDRMGCFAYSHEENTHAYLLEDNVPDDVKQARANEIMELQSQISWDLNQEKVGQVFRCIIDRKEGAHFVGRTEFDSPDVDNEVLIDASKHYVKTGEFVNIKIIEATEFDLYGEPA